GGCCATCCGACGTGTCAGCGCAGTGCGGCGAGGTCCCGGGGTGTTCGCCGGGCGTGCGTGTCCGATCGGCGCCCCATCACCCGCTCCTCGTCCGCGCCCCATGTGTCCATGATGCGACCTCCCGCGGGAGCCGGCGTCACTTCACGCGCGCCGTCCGTTGCTCCTTTGACACCGAACGGTGGCACTCGGAGGGATGACACCGAACGGTGGCACGGGAGCGGACTCACCAGCGAGCGGCGCCGGCGCAGAGGTCAGGCCGAATCCCTGCGGTTGCGGTACAGGACGAATCCTCCGGCTCCGGCGCCGCAGAGCCCGAGGATGCCGAGCCAGGAGTACTTGTGCCCGTCGGTTTCGCATCCCACTCCGTCGCCATCGCGGTCGAGGCCGTGGGGGTCGCCGGGGGTGACGTTGACGCGATGGCCGATGTCCGCGCAGTTGAGATCGAAGCCGGTGCTCGGGGCGTCCGGGACGTAGTTGAACCCGAAGCCGGCGAGGAGCACGCCGACGATGCAGAGGGCGATCCACTGGCCGCGGGCAGAGGAGGCCGTCCTCGAGGCGGTGGGCAGGGGCCGCGGCTCAGGCGCTGACGGCCGGGTGCGTGGGGTCGGAGGCCGGGGTGCGATGCCCGGGTCTGGCGCCGCCGCGGGGCGGGAGGTCGAAGCGGGCCTCGAGGTGCCGTCGGCCGCCGCGAGGGCGTCGCGTATCCAACGGGCTGCCGCTGGAGTCATCTCGTTCCAGGCACTGCGGTCGGGGTCCCATGTCTCCAGGTCGTTCTGGCGGACCGCCAAACGCACGAGCCGGAAGCGGACGTGGACCCTGTCCCCGTCGAAGCCCTCGACGTAGCCGACCTTTCCCGCGGGGATGACCCCCTTCGAGCCTGAGAGGTCTCGGCGTAAGCGCACCATCGTCGAGCCGATCATCGCTGCCATCACCCCCGGCGTGCCGGCGTCGACCGCGTCATGGCCGACGATAAAGTGTCGAGCGGTCGCGGAAAC
This DNA window, taken from Miltoncostaea oceani, encodes the following:
- a CDS encoding excalibur calcium-binding domain-containing protein, with product MLLAGFGFNYVPDAPSTGFDLNCADIGHRVNVTPGDPHGLDRDGDGVGCETDGHKYSWLGILGLCGAGAGGFVLYRNRRDSA